A single window of Nicotiana sylvestris chromosome 5, ASM39365v2, whole genome shotgun sequence DNA harbors:
- the LOC104235537 gene encoding chaperone protein dnaJ 20, chloroplastic-like: MCCNSYGLIPISSPPPPSISPSSLHPRIYFPNYPSNFQVLGTKFGSLKAKSKLNDVVSYAEIDNRSFYDLLGISETGTLLEIKQAYKQLARKYHPDVSPPDRVEEYTQRFIRVQEAYETLSDPRMRDMYDKDMAKGLHFAFSARRRYQSDESMEDKGEWRNRWQSQLSDLKRRSMHKDSSNSMSWGARMRRQRNEASS, from the exons ATGTGCTGCAACTCCTATGGCTTAATCCCGATCTCTTCCCCACCACCCCCCTCTATCTCCCCCTCCTCCCTACACCCCCGTATATATTTCCCAAACTACCCCTCAAATTTCCAAGTTTTGGGAACCAAATTTGGTTCCTTGAAAGCAAAATCGAAGCTTAACGACGTCGTTTCGTATGCTGAGATTGATAATAGGAGTTTTTACGATCTGCTTGGTATATCGGAAACAGGGACTTTATTGGAAATTAAACAAGCGTACAAGCAATTAGCACGAAAGTACCACCCGGATGTTTCACCTCCGGATCGGGTCGAGGAGTATACGCAGAGATTTATTCGGGTACAGGAGGCGTATGAGACTTTATCGGATCCTAGAATGAGAGATATGTATGATAAAGATATGGCTAAAGGTCTTCACTTTGCGTTCTCTGCTCGTAGGCGTTACCAAAGCGATGAG TCAATGGAGGATAAAGGCGAGTGGAGAAATCGTTGGCAGTCTCAGCTATCAGATCTCAAGAGAAGAAGCATGCACAAGGACTCTAGTAATAGTATGTCATGGGGAGCACGAATGCGCAGGCAAAGGAACGAAGCTTCATCTTAA
- the LOC104235534 gene encoding uncharacterized protein translates to MQKGLLDVVSNVCPQANHRWCIRHIEANWSKKWKSGEMKKLLWWCAWSTYEEEFKDQLKKLGQLDEDAAKALVSYPPKNWCRAYFDTQCKNFMVGNNFTESFNSWIVQARQKLIIKMLKDIRVKVMNMLRDHEAEILNWKDEFSPHTMQLFKDYRVIANNCKVVFNGDIGYEVVEGTDRHTVNMELKRCTCRAWDLSEIPCPRAIKAFLYGRQDHVTQIHRFYSKEAYSMV, encoded by the exons ATGCAAAAG GGTTTGTTGGATGTTGTTAGTAACGTATGCCCACAAGCAAATCATAGATGGTGTATTAGGCACATTGAAGCTAATTGGAGCAAAAAATGGAAAAGTGGGGAGATGAAAAAACTTCTTTGGTGGTGTGCCTGGAGCACATATGAAGAGGAGTTTAAAGATCAGTTAAAGAAATTGGGTCAGCTAGATGAGGATGCTGCTAAGGCTTTGGTGAGCTATCCACCCAAAAATTGGTGTAGAGCTTATTTTGACACCCAATGCAAGAACTTTATGGTGGGCAACAACTTTACAGAATCTTTCAACTCTTGGATTGTACAGGCTAGACAAAAACTAATTATAAAGATGCTTAAAGATATTAGGGTGAAG GTTATGAACATGTTAAGGGATCATGAAGCTGAGATTTTAAATTGGAAAGATGAGTTTTCACCACATACAATGCAACTTTTTAAAGATTACAGAGTTATTGCCAACAACTGTAAGGTTGTGTTCAATGGTGACATTGGATATGAGGTGGTTGAGGGAACAGATAGGCATACAGTCAATATGGAGCTTAAGAGATGCACATGCAGGGCATGGGACTTGTCTGAAATTCCATGCCCTCGTGCCATTAAGGCATTTCTCTATGGGAGACAAGATCATGTTACTCAAATACATCGATTTTATTCTAAGGAGGCATATTCGATGGTATAA